In a genomic window of Paramicrobacterium chengjingii:
- a CDS encoding SDR family NAD(P)-dependent oxidoreductase: MTGLLERKVAIVTGGTSGIGLATVERFVAEGASVVVADIQDELGEGIAQRLGDAVFYCHTDVTDEAAIEAVVAKTVEHFGSLDVMYNNAGAGGDPAPMTELGSEGFDRTVALLARSVLLGHKYAAKQFQAQGTGGSIISTASAAGLQGGWSAAGYTIAKHAVVGIVRQAVAELAPHGIRSNAIAPGIIMTPIMARTFGVPVEDAEPFAEFLAEKLGSTQPIGRVGQADDIAKVATFLASDLAGFVTGVTIPVDGGATAVTQGSFSTDVVDAAKEYTER, translated from the coding sequence ATGACTGGGCTGTTAGAAAGAAAAGTTGCTATCGTCACCGGAGGCACCAGCGGGATCGGACTCGCGACAGTCGAGCGCTTCGTCGCTGAAGGCGCGAGTGTCGTTGTGGCTGACATCCAGGATGAGCTTGGTGAAGGAATCGCGCAGAGGCTCGGGGACGCCGTCTTTTATTGCCATACTGACGTCACAGACGAAGCGGCAATTGAAGCCGTTGTCGCGAAAACCGTCGAACACTTCGGCTCACTCGACGTGATGTACAACAATGCCGGTGCCGGGGGAGACCCGGCACCCATGACAGAGCTCGGGTCCGAGGGCTTCGACCGCACGGTCGCGCTTCTTGCTCGCTCGGTGCTGCTCGGTCACAAGTACGCCGCGAAGCAGTTTCAGGCACAAGGAACTGGCGGCTCGATTATCTCGACGGCGTCCGCTGCTGGGCTTCAAGGCGGCTGGTCGGCTGCTGGCTACACGATCGCCAAGCACGCAGTTGTCGGCATCGTTCGACAGGCCGTGGCAGAGCTCGCTCCTCATGGCATTCGTTCGAATGCAATCGCGCCGGGAATCATTATGACGCCGATCATGGCCCGTACGTTCGGCGTACCGGTGGAGGACGCCGAACCATTTGCAGAGTTTCTCGCTGAGAAGCTTGGTTCGACACAACCGATCGGTCGCGTCGGCCAGGCCGACGACATCGCCAAGGTTGCGACGTTCCTCGCCAGCGATCTCGCGGGTTTTGTGACAGGTGTCACGATTCCTGTCGATGGTGGCGCTACTGCCGTCACCCAGGGCAGCTTCTCAACGGACGTGGTTGACGCTGCGAAGGAGTACACGGAACGATAA
- a CDS encoding MerR family transcriptional regulator: MEQFHESVDVQLRASGRRLQTISAFAHSVGLSASALRQYGENGLLRPAAVDDRTGYRYYHPEQQQRAIWIRRLRDAGLSLERIKAVLDGDAADAENILDEWLANAQERSTAAEELVADFTVTSRARLDPNPVRRTCVQFDAAVLGSAIRQVQSASAHGDPDFDGVLIDAGTDSVSVTATDRYLLMGRMDVAMSIDGPPARVRVDSTPALKWLRARQLVELVIEAPTGRDHRGKDASVSLRDSRGEVLELVSKPDRFPSVHHLGLEDGEAWSRLVFDRADTLHLASSAESLSVFLTSTGSECQLAVGNRTLSGFASGAAVSLELSGLALASIANAAVARELVCDVREPDEAIVWRSPGQPDFISLVMPRLA; the protein is encoded by the coding sequence ATGGAGCAGTTTCACGAGTCCGTCGATGTGCAGTTGAGAGCTAGCGGGCGTCGTTTGCAGACGATCAGCGCGTTCGCTCACTCGGTGGGACTCAGCGCCAGCGCGCTTCGACAGTATGGGGAGAACGGTCTGCTCCGTCCTGCCGCAGTCGATGACCGAACCGGCTATCGCTACTACCACCCTGAGCAGCAGCAGCGAGCGATTTGGATACGGCGTTTGAGGGACGCGGGCCTCAGCCTGGAGCGAATCAAAGCCGTGCTCGATGGCGATGCCGCGGACGCGGAGAACATACTGGATGAGTGGTTGGCGAATGCCCAGGAACGATCGACGGCCGCAGAAGAGTTGGTTGCGGATTTCACAGTCACTTCGAGGGCTCGCCTCGACCCAAACCCTGTGCGTCGCACCTGTGTTCAGTTCGATGCAGCGGTACTCGGGTCGGCAATCCGGCAGGTTCAGTCTGCGTCTGCCCATGGCGACCCCGATTTCGATGGTGTGCTGATTGACGCCGGTACCGACTCGGTGTCGGTGACCGCGACTGACCGGTATCTTTTGATGGGGCGAATGGACGTCGCAATGAGCATCGATGGTCCTCCTGCGAGAGTGCGGGTCGACTCCACGCCAGCGCTAAAGTGGCTTCGAGCGCGTCAACTCGTTGAGCTTGTCATTGAGGCTCCGACTGGTCGCGATCACCGCGGGAAAGATGCCTCTGTCTCACTCAGAGACTCGCGAGGTGAGGTGCTCGAGCTGGTTTCGAAACCAGACAGGTTCCCCAGCGTCCATCACCTTGGCCTCGAAGATGGAGAAGCGTGGAGCAGACTCGTCTTCGATCGAGCCGACACGCTCCATCTCGCTTCGTCAGCTGAGAGTCTGAGCGTGTTCCTGACCTCAACGGGCAGCGAGTGTCAGCTGGCCGTGGGAAACCGGACCCTCTCAGGGTTCGCCAGCGGTGCAGCCGTGTCTCTTGAACTTTCGGGCCTTGCTCTGGCGTCCATTGCCAATGCAGCAGTCGCGCGCGAACTCGTCTGTGATGTCCGTGAACCGGACGAAGCGATAGTGTGGCGTTCGCCCGGTCAACCGGACTTCATCTCACTGGTCATGCCCCGGCTCGCATGA
- a CDS encoding MFS transporter produces MAATVGSELGSGVLAFALTWVASGHGPDVASAVLTVTVAPSVFLVLLGGAVTDRFGPRRVMISCTIVLMTTSASLALAVTLWATPPLLLLITAALIGTVAAFLRPAAGVFPRLFVADNTLGAAMARVGMASQLARTIAPPLGGLLIGVTALSGVALLDVLGCAAMLVTLLMIRPPIEHATAIEAVTVRGIADGMTTARATKGVPALLVCVAIVAGAVIPAVLLGIPLAARERGWTATEAGVIEAGWIAGGLVCGAWFAWRGTASRVWLPMAAGPLVVAAGLGLLALAPIWGIAAASTILVGVGVVIFTAHVFPTYILLAPASMISRFQSLLILVQQAPQLIVNPLIGLIVASTGTATMLAASAGIAILASIVVVTDKTLQTFTTGSETAS; encoded by the coding sequence GTGGCTGCAACGGTCGGCTCAGAACTCGGTTCTGGGGTTCTCGCGTTTGCTCTGACGTGGGTGGCATCCGGACACGGCCCAGACGTCGCCTCGGCAGTGCTTACCGTGACGGTGGCTCCCTCTGTGTTCCTGGTGCTGCTCGGTGGCGCGGTCACTGACCGGTTCGGGCCTCGTCGAGTCATGATCAGCTGCACCATCGTACTGATGACGACCAGCGCGAGCCTCGCCCTCGCCGTCACGCTCTGGGCAACGCCACCACTACTGCTGCTGATCACGGCTGCGCTCATCGGCACCGTTGCCGCGTTTCTCCGTCCGGCCGCGGGTGTGTTCCCTCGCCTCTTCGTCGCGGACAACACACTCGGCGCGGCCATGGCGCGAGTCGGGATGGCCAGCCAGCTCGCGCGCACAATCGCCCCGCCCCTTGGCGGATTGCTCATCGGCGTCACTGCGCTGAGCGGAGTCGCCCTGCTCGACGTGCTCGGATGCGCTGCCATGCTGGTCACCCTTCTCATGATTCGTCCGCCTATCGAACACGCGACTGCGATTGAGGCTGTCACCGTCCGTGGCATCGCCGACGGCATGACAACCGCGCGAGCCACAAAGGGTGTGCCTGCGCTCCTGGTGTGTGTCGCAATCGTTGCTGGCGCAGTGATCCCCGCTGTCCTTCTCGGAATACCACTCGCCGCACGAGAACGTGGCTGGACCGCAACGGAGGCCGGTGTGATTGAAGCAGGCTGGATTGCGGGCGGCCTTGTGTGCGGAGCATGGTTCGCCTGGCGAGGTACCGCGTCACGAGTCTGGCTCCCCATGGCCGCTGGACCGCTTGTTGTCGCAGCGGGCCTCGGACTCCTCGCACTCGCACCAATCTGGGGAATCGCCGCGGCAAGCACCATCCTCGTGGGTGTCGGAGTCGTCATCTTTACCGCCCACGTCTTCCCGACCTACATTCTGCTCGCACCGGCATCAATGATCTCCCGGTTTCAGAGCCTGCTCATACTCGTACAACAAGCACCACAACTCATCGTCAATCCGCTCATCGGGCTGATCGTCGCCTCGACCGGAACCGCAACCATGCTGGCAGCGTCAGCAGGAATCGCAATACTGGCGTCCATCGTCGTCGTCACAGACAAAACGCTGCAAACCTTTACGACGGGCTCCGAGACCGCCTCATAG
- a CDS encoding ABC-F family ATP-binding cassette domain-containing protein: MHTQSLHKHTAATFDHLRLDGISRSFGDRRVLTNVGFSVPRGARIGLIGENGAGKSTLLRIIAGVDEPDSGTVARSARTGLLWQEVPRDADDTVDDLIERALVEFRLAEHELTDAAEKLGSSASDSERYAAALENAERLDVWAIDARRDRVLAGLGLDSIPRQRRLDAVSGGQRSRFALAALLLERPDALLLDEPTNHLDDSAVSFLRDELTGWNGPVLFASHDRAFLDEAATALIDLDAGRSGRGESHGVTVFGGSFTEYLDAKQAERERWEQQFAAEQDELKQLKLTVDVTARHVNHGRGPTDNDKFITKFKRARTDGAISRRVKDARGRLDDLRENHVRKPPTLLSFTGIPTGSHARGEGTALLAVRDVCIRGRLRADRVTIEPQTQLLVTGPNGAGKSTLLHVMAGDLRPDRGNVARRRGLRVQLLEQDVRFAKPDASARQLYEKALGEKRAGQVPLTSLGLVAPRDADRPVGSLSVGQQRRVALALIIAKPPHLFLLDEPTNHLSLSLATELEHALGSYPGAVVIASHDRWLRRRWNEEEFALTAE; this comes from the coding sequence ATGCACACTCAATCACTCCATAAACACACGGCTGCGACGTTCGATCATCTTCGCCTCGATGGCATCTCGCGATCATTCGGCGATCGTCGCGTTCTGACGAACGTTGGCTTCAGCGTTCCCCGGGGAGCGCGAATCGGCCTGATCGGCGAAAACGGCGCGGGCAAGTCGACGCTGCTGCGCATCATCGCCGGCGTTGATGAACCCGATTCCGGCACGGTGGCGCGCTCGGCTCGAACGGGACTGCTCTGGCAGGAGGTTCCGCGCGATGCCGACGACACTGTCGACGATCTGATCGAGCGGGCTCTCGTCGAGTTTCGTCTCGCCGAGCATGAACTGACGGATGCCGCTGAGAAGCTCGGCTCCTCAGCGTCCGATTCCGAGCGTTACGCCGCTGCCCTCGAGAACGCTGAGCGCCTTGATGTGTGGGCCATCGACGCCCGCAGGGACCGCGTACTTGCGGGGTTGGGGCTCGACAGCATCCCGCGCCAGCGACGGCTTGATGCGGTGAGCGGTGGCCAGCGCAGTCGATTCGCGCTCGCCGCTTTGCTGCTCGAGCGACCGGATGCTCTGCTGCTCGACGAGCCGACAAACCACCTCGACGATTCGGCGGTGTCGTTTCTGCGCGATGAACTCACCGGGTGGAATGGCCCTGTGCTGTTCGCGAGCCACGACCGCGCGTTTCTCGATGAGGCTGCGACGGCGCTGATCGATCTCGACGCCGGCCGTTCCGGACGTGGGGAATCCCACGGTGTCACCGTCTTCGGCGGCAGCTTTACCGAGTATCTTGATGCAAAGCAGGCCGAACGGGAAAGGTGGGAGCAGCAGTTTGCCGCCGAGCAAGACGAACTGAAGCAATTGAAACTCACCGTCGACGTCACGGCACGGCACGTGAATCACGGGCGCGGACCGACAGACAACGACAAGTTCATTACCAAGTTCAAACGGGCTCGCACCGACGGCGCGATCAGCCGTCGTGTGAAGGATGCTCGCGGACGTCTGGATGACCTGCGTGAGAATCACGTTCGCAAGCCGCCGACGCTGCTGAGCTTCACCGGCATCCCGACCGGGTCACATGCACGTGGCGAGGGCACGGCGCTGCTCGCCGTGCGCGACGTGTGCATTCGGGGAAGGCTGCGCGCCGACCGGGTGACAATCGAGCCGCAGACGCAGCTACTCGTGACGGGGCCGAACGGAGCGGGCAAGTCGACACTGCTGCACGTCATGGCCGGAGATCTGCGGCCCGACAGGGGAAACGTTGCTCGAAGGCGAGGCCTGCGCGTGCAGCTGCTGGAGCAAGACGTGCGCTTCGCGAAACCGGATGCGTCTGCCCGTCAGCTGTACGAGAAGGCACTCGGCGAGAAACGTGCGGGGCAGGTGCCGCTGACTTCCCTCGGCCTCGTCGCCCCGCGTGATGCGGATCGCCCCGTGGGGTCGCTGTCAGTCGGGCAGCAGCGTCGCGTGGCACTCGCACTCATCATCGCGAAGCCGCCGCACCTGTTTCTTCTCGACGAACCGACGAATCACCTCTCGCTCTCGCTTGCCACAGAGCTGGAGCACGCGCTGGGCAGCTACCCGGGCGCTGTCGTAATCGCGAGCCACGATCGGTGGCTGCGCCGACGCTGGAACGAGGAAGAGTTCGCACTGACGGCAGAATAG
- a CDS encoding MFS transporter: protein MPRSLTLNRPLALLVAAAFFMENLDGTIIQTAAPAMAADFGVRAVDINLAMTAYLLTLAVGVPASGWLADRFGTKRVFCAAIAVFTAASLLCALSPSLPLLVAARVLQGLGGAMMVPVGRLAVLRAVDKRDLLDAMAYLTWPALLAPVLAPALGGIIADTIGWHWIFLINIPIGIVAMVAAIKLVPSGEFAQRHPLDLMGFALLGVALAALVLGMEEIGTNLGVALLLLALAGATGALGLWRMLRAAHPLLRFGALRIATFRVGNVGGGVYRLLISAAPFVFTLMFQEGFGWSASLAGILVVAVFAGNIMIKPATSPLIRRFGFRTVIVGSNLAGAAVYVWCAFLTQTTPLAVIAVALFLSGVFRSIGFSGYNSVQFADIEPEQTNEANTLASTMQQVAAGLGIAVAALIVRLTTSIADIAFPSDGGLGYRWAFLVVAALLLFPAIEASRLPAQAGAHVARR from the coding sequence ATGCCGCGTTCGCTGACCCTCAATCGTCCGCTCGCGCTGCTTGTCGCCGCCGCGTTCTTCATGGAGAACCTCGACGGCACGATCATCCAGACTGCCGCACCGGCAATGGCCGCCGATTTCGGGGTACGCGCCGTCGACATCAACCTGGCGATGACGGCGTACCTGCTCACCCTCGCTGTCGGCGTTCCTGCCAGCGGCTGGCTCGCCGACCGTTTCGGAACCAAGCGCGTCTTCTGTGCGGCGATCGCGGTATTCACCGCAGCATCACTGCTGTGCGCGCTCAGCCCGAGCCTTCCGCTGCTCGTCGCCGCGCGGGTTCTGCAGGGTCTCGGCGGTGCAATGATGGTGCCCGTCGGGCGGCTCGCGGTTCTGCGTGCCGTCGACAAACGCGATCTGCTCGACGCCATGGCGTACCTCACGTGGCCCGCGCTCCTCGCGCCGGTGCTCGCTCCAGCGCTCGGAGGAATCATCGCCGACACGATTGGTTGGCACTGGATCTTTCTCATCAACATTCCCATCGGCATCGTCGCGATGGTTGCTGCGATCAAACTCGTGCCGTCGGGCGAGTTCGCCCAGCGGCATCCGCTCGATCTCATGGGCTTTGCCCTGCTGGGAGTGGCACTCGCAGCTCTCGTGCTCGGCATGGAAGAGATCGGAACGAATCTCGGTGTCGCCCTGCTTCTGCTCGCTCTTGCGGGTGCGACCGGAGCACTGGGACTGTGGCGGATGCTGCGCGCAGCCCATCCGCTGCTGCGTTTCGGGGCGCTGCGCATTGCCACGTTCCGCGTCGGCAACGTGGGCGGCGGGGTCTACCGGCTCCTCATCAGCGCTGCGCCCTTCGTCTTCACTCTGATGTTTCAGGAGGGATTCGGCTGGAGCGCATCGCTCGCCGGCATCCTCGTTGTCGCGGTCTTCGCCGGCAACATCATGATCAAACCTGCGACGAGTCCGCTCATTCGGCGTTTCGGATTTCGCACGGTGATCGTCGGCAGCAACCTTGCCGGCGCCGCCGTGTACGTGTGGTGTGCATTCCTGACGCAGACGACGCCGCTTGCCGTGATCGCCGTTGCACTGTTTCTCAGTGGCGTCTTCCGCTCGATCGGATTCAGCGGCTATAACTCGGTGCAATTCGCTGACATCGAGCCGGAGCAGACGAACGAGGCGAATACCCTTGCGTCGACGATGCAGCAGGTGGCGGCGGGGCTCGGCATCGCTGTTGCCGCGCTCATCGTGCGGCTCACGACGAGCATTGCTGACATCGCCTTTCCGTCAGACGGCGGGCTCGGCTACCGCTGGGCGTTTCTCGTGGTCGCCGCGCTGTTGCTGTTTCCTGCGATCGAGGCGTCGCGGTTACCCGCGCAGGCCGGTGCACACGTCGCCAGGCGGTGA
- a CDS encoding MFS transporter: MTTSNHADFTGPYDTGTINVVKRRQLRRTVLGTFVGNVMEWYDVGVFGYLIVTLGPVFLPEADTAAQVVFMLGTFASTYLLRPLGGLFFGWLGDKIGRKRVLFMTLALVASATFAIGLLPVYATVGILGSVLLVLLKMLQGFSAGGEFTGAITFISESAPDKKRGFYAAFLDAGSYLGFALGAALVTALQVFFGQQAMLDGLWRVPFLVAGPIGLIAIYLRLRVEESPQFNALLEARRHETGARRERLKLNPIRAFAENWRALLMVIVLVAAANSAGYAFTSYMPTYLSTVLEHDAVQSNLISLPLLLLMACSMPLVGMLSDRVGRKPVLFGASIWVIVLSVPAFALLGNDSLAGTILGLALIGIPVALYMGTLASTYPALFPTSSRTTNLGVSYNISIAVFGGTAPLVIDALIRATGNQFAAAFYLIGMSIIGLVAITLLRESAGHPLKGSEPNVETEREAHALNLQRTAGQ, translated from the coding sequence GTGACCACGTCAAATCACGCAGATTTCACCGGCCCCTATGACACGGGCACGATCAACGTCGTGAAGCGACGGCAGTTGAGACGAACCGTTCTCGGCACATTCGTCGGCAACGTCATGGAATGGTATGACGTCGGAGTCTTCGGCTACCTCATCGTGACGCTCGGCCCGGTGTTCCTCCCCGAGGCCGACACCGCCGCTCAGGTTGTCTTCATGTTGGGAACGTTCGCGAGCACGTACCTTCTCCGCCCGCTTGGCGGCCTGTTCTTCGGGTGGCTCGGTGACAAGATCGGACGCAAACGCGTCCTGTTCATGACGCTGGCGCTCGTCGCCTCGGCGACGTTCGCCATCGGACTGCTGCCCGTCTATGCCACGGTTGGAATCCTGGGTTCGGTACTCCTCGTGCTGCTCAAGATGCTGCAGGGATTCTCGGCGGGAGGCGAGTTCACCGGTGCCATCACCTTCATCAGCGAATCGGCACCAGACAAGAAACGTGGCTTTTATGCAGCGTTTCTTGATGCCGGCAGCTATCTGGGGTTTGCCCTCGGAGCCGCCCTAGTAACCGCTCTGCAGGTGTTCTTTGGCCAGCAGGCGATGCTCGATGGACTCTGGCGCGTCCCGTTTCTCGTCGCAGGCCCGATCGGTTTGATTGCAATCTACCTGCGCCTGCGGGTCGAGGAGTCGCCGCAGTTCAACGCGCTTCTCGAGGCTCGGCGCCACGAAACCGGTGCACGTCGGGAACGGCTGAAGCTCAACCCGATTCGCGCGTTTGCCGAGAACTGGCGAGCGCTGCTCATGGTCATCGTCCTCGTTGCTGCCGCGAATTCAGCGGGCTACGCATTCACCTCCTACATGCCGACCTACCTGTCGACGGTTCTCGAGCACGACGCCGTGCAGAGCAACCTGATCTCGCTTCCGCTTCTGCTGCTCATGGCCTGCTCGATGCCACTCGTCGGAATGCTGTCCGATCGAGTTGGCCGCAAGCCTGTGCTCTTTGGAGCATCAATCTGGGTGATCGTTCTGAGCGTCCCGGCGTTTGCGCTGCTCGGCAACGACAGCCTCGCCGGCACGATTCTGGGACTCGCGCTCATCGGCATTCCGGTCGCACTGTATATGGGAACTCTCGCGTCGACATATCCGGCACTCTTTCCCACGAGCAGCCGCACAACGAACCTCGGCGTTTCATACAACATCTCCATCGCGGTCTTCGGCGGGACAGCACCGCTCGTGATCGACGCGCTCATCCGGGCAACCGGAAACCAGTTCGCTGCCGCGTTCTACCTGATCGGCATGTCCATCATCGGGCTCGTCGCCATCACGCTTCTGCGAGAGAGCGCGGGGCATCCCCTTAAGGGTTCAGAACCCAACGTCGAAACCGAGCGGGAGGCTCATGCGCTCAATCTGCAGAGAACCGCGGGACAGTGA
- a CDS encoding arginase family protein — translation MADSRSFEIVGAPFDGASTLGIPGSRYAPDSIRRALEWITMRVEDGAVYSLETGELHDAPHIADGGDAHVVAHDLEATLANTSSRIAQSVRAGHVPLLLGGDDCFLYAGTRGLHDGTDEGTVAVIHFDAHLDVMDENEQQGRHSQSSGMRRSLELQRASRDHSVQVGLRHFNFPSSRAYVLDDGPAQITARTVDQIGSTGVVDRVLERIAGADHVHLSFDIDAIDPAHAPGAGASEPGGITSRQAIDIVSALAPHCDSFAVTEVNPMTDHRDMTSTLAAYLCYYFSVFGQHAARA, via the coding sequence ATGGCAGACTCCCGCTCTTTCGAGATCGTCGGCGCTCCGTTTGATGGAGCTTCGACTCTCGGCATCCCCGGCTCACGTTATGCCCCGGATTCAATCCGCCGCGCACTCGAGTGGATCACGATGCGGGTCGAGGACGGCGCTGTGTATTCCCTTGAGACCGGCGAGTTACACGATGCCCCGCACATCGCCGACGGCGGTGACGCACATGTTGTGGCGCACGATCTCGAGGCGACGCTTGCCAACACGAGTAGTCGCATTGCCCAGAGCGTCCGTGCCGGGCACGTGCCTCTCCTGCTCGGCGGCGACGACTGTTTTCTGTACGCCGGCACACGTGGGCTGCATGACGGAACCGATGAAGGTACCGTCGCGGTGATCCACTTTGATGCCCACCTCGATGTGATGGACGAGAATGAGCAGCAGGGGCGGCACAGCCAGTCAAGCGGTATGCGCCGTTCGCTCGAGTTACAGCGCGCGAGTCGCGATCACAGCGTGCAAGTGGGGCTCCGCCATTTCAACTTCCCGTCGTCACGTGCCTATGTTCTCGACGACGGTCCTGCTCAGATCACCGCACGCACCGTCGACCAGATCGGCAGCACGGGGGTTGTGGATCGTGTTCTCGAAAGAATCGCTGGGGCAGATCATGTTCATCTGAGCTTCGACATCGACGCCATCGACCCGGCACACGCGCCGGGGGCGGGCGCATCCGAACCCGGGGGCATCACCTCACGCCAGGCAATCGATATCGTCAGCGCGCTTGCACCGCACTGCGATTCCTTCGCCGTAACCGAGGTCAACCCGATGACCGACCACCGCGATATGACATCGACCCTCGCCGCGTACCTCTGCTATTACTTCTCAGTTTTCGGGCAGCACGCGGCGCGGGCCTGA
- a CDS encoding PucR family transcriptional regulator, which yields MSVTVADLLAEETLQLSCVVGHEWTGRPIRWVHVSEIGDPSPWLSGNELLLTTGLIERSEADVLALFESLAGRGIAAVGYGVGFVSDEVPQMWAEAARTCGIPLLAVPLSTPYIAIAEFVSRRIAAEELTQVNRMLDVQQRLARNTQTAALVHDSLVKVARVLEATVVLRRADGSEDVVQGGGDLDEQELNSIRNEIRIHGDSERQSATAGVRDLVIYTSRAASSFLAVARKRRYSAVEQNIIGSVATVLREDSESLSPLTVRQELAELILDDVVPPEDALMRILLPRSRGCLVVQIECECSDGSLDEAASQLCSTYSAQRIEGLVLRRAPGIVAVMSDAAIGSLEPIVTRVIQQAIGSDARWRAGISGEHSLSDLRNCVHEASAARRMVPRDSDGPRVVAYASVSADNLAGWIAEQAAEQPLMAEWRHRLEAADGDSQRLSGSLRAFLRCNGARERAAASIGIHRQTVNARLTEAEQILDVSLESPSDRVLLWLALESGDRGMM from the coding sequence ATGAGTGTGACGGTCGCGGACCTTCTTGCGGAGGAGACTCTGCAGTTGAGCTGTGTCGTCGGGCATGAATGGACGGGACGGCCGATTCGGTGGGTTCACGTATCTGAGATCGGGGATCCCAGCCCCTGGCTCAGCGGCAACGAGCTTCTCCTCACGACGGGACTCATTGAGCGAAGCGAAGCTGACGTGCTCGCGCTGTTCGAATCGCTTGCAGGCAGGGGCATCGCGGCCGTCGGGTACGGCGTCGGCTTTGTCTCCGATGAGGTGCCGCAGATGTGGGCAGAAGCGGCCCGCACCTGCGGCATCCCCCTGCTCGCTGTTCCTTTGAGCACTCCGTATATTGCGATCGCCGAGTTTGTGTCGCGACGTATCGCGGCCGAAGAGCTGACTCAGGTCAATCGGATGCTGGATGTGCAACAACGGCTTGCACGGAACACGCAGACTGCGGCACTGGTGCATGACAGCCTTGTCAAAGTCGCTCGTGTCCTCGAGGCGACGGTTGTTCTTCGGCGGGCTGATGGAAGCGAGGATGTCGTCCAGGGTGGGGGCGATCTCGACGAGCAAGAGCTCAACAGCATCCGGAATGAGATTCGCATTCACGGCGACTCGGAACGGCAGAGTGCAACTGCGGGCGTGAGGGACCTCGTCATTTACACATCGCGGGCGGCGTCGTCATTTCTCGCTGTGGCGCGCAAACGACGGTATTCGGCTGTCGAGCAGAACATTATCGGGTCCGTTGCAACCGTGCTCCGAGAGGACTCGGAGAGCCTCAGCCCGCTGACAGTGCGCCAAGAGCTGGCCGAGCTCATTCTTGATGATGTCGTGCCCCCGGAGGATGCGCTGATGCGGATTCTCTTGCCCCGGTCGCGCGGGTGCCTCGTCGTTCAGATTGAGTGTGAGTGCAGCGATGGTTCCCTCGACGAAGCTGCTTCCCAGCTGTGTTCCACATACTCAGCACAGCGCATCGAGGGTCTCGTCCTGCGTCGTGCTCCCGGCATTGTCGCTGTCATGTCTGATGCCGCTATCGGTTCCCTTGAGCCAATCGTCACCCGAGTGATTCAACAGGCGATCGGCTCCGACGCGCGGTGGAGAGCAGGCATCAGCGGGGAACACTCACTGAGTGACTTACGGAACTGCGTTCACGAAGCATCAGCGGCTCGACGAATGGTGCCGCGTGACTCAGACGGCCCACGGGTGGTCGCATACGCGTCGGTCAGCGCCGACAACCTCGCCGGGTGGATCGCAGAGCAGGCGGCTGAACAACCACTCATGGCCGAGTGGCGTCACCGTCTCGAGGCAGCCGATGGTGACTCACAGCGACTCTCGGGTAGCCTTCGTGCATTCCTGCGCTGCAACGGCGCGCGGGAACGCGCGGCTGCGAGCATCGGCATCCATCGTCAGACGGTGAACGCGCGTCTCACCGAAGCAGAGCAGATCCTTGATGTCTCACTCGAGTCGCCGAGCGACCGCGTGCTCCTCTGGCTCGCTCTTGAATCAGGCGATCGGGGAATGATGTAG